The genomic DNA CGGCCCCGGACATCGCCCGCCGGTCGTTGGCGAGCTCGACACAGGACGTGGGGTAACCCACGGGGTCGCCCACCTGAACTCGTTTCCGCACCTCGCGCTCCGGGAGCCCGGTATCCAGGTAGAGGTCGTTCCAGGAGGTGACGGAATTCTTCTCGTTGGCCTGCTGCAGGTGGGGAGGCACCGAGCCGACGACGCCTTTCAACGGCTCACGGCCGCACACGGTGAGAATCTGACCCGGCAGGATGCGCCGGTCAACCCCGCCGACGCGGTGAAGACGCAGGTAGCCGCCCGGCTCGATCTTGTGCACCACGAGGCCTATCTGGTCGAGGTGGGCCAGAACGGCCAGGCGGAGCCTTTCGCCCTTGGGCCCGTCCCCCCGCTTGAACCCGATGACGCTCCCCATCCGGTCCGTGCGCAGCTCGTCGGTGTACGGTTCCCAGAGCTCGCGAACGACCTGGGCGGCCGGTTCCTCCATCCCGGTGAGACCGACGGTCCCGGTGAGCTTTCTGAGGATCTCTTCCAAGCGGGCTCCCCTTTGGGTCGGTTTCTTCGAGGGCACAGTATACGGGGAATCCCCTGCACGGTCAAGGGGCAACTGCGACGGCGAGACCGTAAACGGCGGCGTGTACGGACTTGGAACAGCACCCCCGACCCGGCGCCGCAGGTTGACACGGTAACCGGGAAGGCCTAAAATCTCGCTTTGCGTGGGTTTTTACCGGGCTGCGAACCGGCGTCCAGTCCTTATTTCCGATGACACTATATTGAGCATGAATATTCTGACGCTTCAAGAGCTAACCCTCCGTTTCTACCGCTTCTGGGCGGACCAGGGCTGCCTTATCGGCCACGGCTACGACATGCCCACGGGAGCGGGGACCGCCAACCCGCTGACCTTCTTCGGCGTCCTGGGGCCGCAGCCGTGGCGGGCCGCCTACGTGGAACCCTCGCGCCGGCCCGACGACGGCCGTTACGGCGAGAACCCCCACCGATTCTACAAGCACTTCCAGCTCCAGGTCATACTCAAGCCCTCGCCGGCCGACATCCAGAACGTCTATCTGGACTCGCTTCGGGCGGTGGGCATCGAGCCGCTGGACCACGACGTGAAGTTCGACGAGGATAACTGGGAATCCCCCTCCCTGGGCGCCTGGGGCACGGGCTGGCAGGTGCTGCTGGACGGGATGGAGATAACCCAGTTCACCTACTTCCAGCAGATGGGCGGCATCCCGCTCAAGCCGGTCACGGTCGAGCTGACCTACGGCCTGGAGCGCCTGCTGATGTACATCGCCGGCGTGGATTCGGGCTTCGATCTCCTCTGGTCGCCCGACGTGAGCTACCGGCGGGTCCAGCAGATGTCCGAGTACGAGAACAGCCGCTACGCCTACGAAACGG from bacterium includes the following:
- a CDS encoding glycine--tRNA ligase subunit alpha, yielding MNILTLQELTLRFYRFWADQGCLIGHGYDMPTGAGTANPLTFFGVLGPQPWRAAYVEPSRRPDDGRYGENPHRFYKHFQLQVILKPSPADIQNVYLDSLRAVGIEPLDHDVKFDEDNWESPSLGAWGTGWQVLLDGMEITQFTYFQQMGGIPLKPVTVELTYGLERLLMYIAGVDSGFDLLWSPDVSYRRVQQMSEYENSRYAYETADVELYTRQFDELEKEAQRLLMDSLPLIYPAYDLVSYAAHLFNVLDARGAVGVAERARYLGRLRKITSALASLYLERIEKRPDWILGSEAGGA